The nucleotide sequence TCTTTCAGCAACTCTTTAGTCTGGTCATCATCTAGCGTTAGCTGCATTTGACAATCTGGATGAAGGGTATGCCCTAATCATAGGTGATCGTAATTTACGCTGATTTGGACGCGATCGCCCCATCGATCCAATCCCCAGCTGGAGGAATACGTGTTGGTGCATCAAAAGCAGGTGCTGGTGGAGCGGTTTCAGCGCAAAGCGGACAACTTGTGGGTGCCGGAGATTTTTCGAGCGGGCGATCGCGTGCAGTTCACCAGTATCGACTTCACCTGCGATATCGCCGCTCTTTACGAAAATATGGATCAATTGCAGTAGCTAAGGAGCGAATTTTGCCAGAGGTCAGTCGCTTTTTTGGCATCATCATTGCCATGTACTACAACGACCACACGCCGCCTCATTTTCATGTGCGTTATGGGAAGCAGAAAGCTATCATCGAAATCGAAACGCTGTCTGTTCTTGAAGGCAAGCTTAAGCCGAGAACGCTAGGCTTGGTCATCGAGTGGGCCGCCCAGCATCAGGCAGAGCTACAGCGAAACTGGGATTTAGCGCGACAGCAAGCCCCGCTGAACAAAATCTCTCCCCTGGAATAAACCATGTTGCAAGATATTGTTGCGGTTGAACCGAAGGACGATTATACGCTGCATCTTGTTTTTGAGGATGGCGTTAGCGGCGATTTGCAGATTTCCAAGTTAATTGACTTTACAGGTATTTTTGCCCCTTTACGACAGCCTGATTTCTTTGGCCAAGTCAAAGTGCATCCCGAATTGGGAACGGTTTACTGGCCCAACAATGCTGACCTTGATCCTGACGTGTTGTACGCCTATCTGAATACAGATGAGCCTAAACTAG is from Leptolyngbya iicbica LK and encodes:
- a CDS encoding DUF4160 domain-containing protein — translated: MPEVSRFFGIIIAMYYNDHTPPHFHVRYGKQKAIIEIETLSVLEGKLKPRTLGLVIEWAAQHQAELQRNWDLARQQAPLNKISPLE
- a CDS encoding DUF2442 domain-containing protein produces the protein MLQDIVAVEPKDDYTLHLVFEDGVSGDLQISKLIDFTGIFAPLRQPDFFGQVKVHPELGTVYWPNNADLDPDVLYAYLNTDEPKLETAETMS